The window GAAATTTATAAAACAGCTCCTTAAACATCTGCTTAATGCCCTTTCCTTCAAATATAAAAGACCTCCACATTTCAGGGTCTTTTTCTGTGGATACAAGGGAGAGGTCGAGGAAGAGGTAAAAGATAGGATAACTGCTATCTTTTCAGTAGCTATGTTACAAAATTTAAATGTCTACTGCTCTAAAGATTAAATACAGACTTTACAAAACCAATCACAACAATGGAAATAAACCATAACTGAAAGCATATAAAATCCATATCAGGTCAAGCGACAGTTCATTAAGAATAACCTTATATGTTATACAGAAGATAATATACACAGATCATaagaggttttttcccccttaaaagCCACTGTCAGTAGGATCACAGTCTTACTGTACAGACAAGTGACTTAAGTATTTGTAATTACTAATGGGAAAAACTTaggttataaaagaaaaatgtatcaaGTACACCTTTACGCATGTCTATACtatgatttaaattaaaagccTTAAGCATTCTCCTACATACTCCACTTTCAACCTAAATGGAATACTGCTGTCAGTATACAAACCTTAGGGAGGGCACTTCTGATCTAGTTAGTATACCTATGCTAAAAGGACAGCTATCTTACAAAGGAGATTAAGTTCAGATGTTTAGAAACTTTAACAATAAGAGAAAGTTATAAACCCTAAACAGCTACTCTTATTTAACTATAATTACCTTTTAGAGAGCATTAGACTAAACTCCAGTATTTTCTATGGTCATCGTATTAAAAGAAAGCTCTACCACACCTAAAGGATAAGGCATAGCCATCTACTAATTGgcatatttgtttatttgtctCAGTTTGTGAAAAGGTCCTTATTTGTGtaagcagcaaaacaaacttCAACTGAATGATTGCTATATGCAAAAGGACTGAAGGCAATTGCCTCTGCAGTGAACTTTACAGTTCTCAACAGCACACACGCAACATGCTATCTGAAAAAAGTTACTAACTGAACTACATGtattaaatactgaaaaaagttttacattttttatcataatttattttatttaacaatcTAAGAAGTTTGCAGCCATCAGAAGTTCCAGTGCAATTTCAGGTGCAATTGGGAATTCAGGAATCTCCGTAGAGCTGTTAGTATAGCGGACCTTGTAGGTGAAATACATGCATACTTTGGATAGGACATGGGATGGGATCTCTCTAAAATTCACctcatttgtttcattttctgcaaactgtcctgtggaaaaacaaaacaaaacaccaaatgaaaaatcagaatcTCAGTTCACTGCAAAATGAAACGCTTTACCATACTAATACAACACAACAGTCCCATATTCCCAGGTATTAGATTCTTCAGTGTAAAGCGGGATGTGCCACATTCACAACCCTGAAGAATATTAAGAACCCCTGCATTGCAAACTGTTTATTTGGGCTGCAGCCTATTAACAACATTCTGAACAACTATACCAGAATTTTAGGTTTAATTCTGATGCTTGCTTGATAGGTTCTCTAAAACTGTAGTGTGCTCAGCTCTAAAGGCCACAGTAacaacattaaaacaaacaaacaaaaaagtatcAATCCAAATTTCTAGCTGCCttatccaagaaaaaaaaatggtttatagATGTTCCGTATCTGCATATGCACACTTCTCAGTAGTCCCTTCTGCGATCCCACTAGCTTTGAATTTCTCAGTCAGTTTCAGGCAGATTTGACAGAGGGTGAAACCTCAAAGATGCATTAACTTGATAAGCTGTGAaaacaggcaggcaggagggacagGGAAACCCTAGTTATACTGGACAGAAGGTTACATACAGTACGAGTTTATCCCTATCAGATATTGAAGAGTTTATCCAAAGCTCACATTTCAAAACACAAGTACATTTGAAATTAGCTTTCTTTAGTGCCTACAAGCATGAAACTTGGATGATATGAAGCCATCCTGTGGTTGTCCCACAGCCTTTACTGTTATCTttgttcctcttttccttcctcttttcctcatctctctgGACTTTCAACTCATGAAGCTGAAAGACAATACAAAAACCACTAACGTACTCCATATTTATGGGAGACCTAGCAATGTTTGGTTCCCACTATTCCTACAGGAATCACCTTCTAACTGCAAAGCAGAGCTATTTACTAATGTCTACACACATTTGTGTAGAAATATCTGCATGCACTGAAGCCATTCCAGCTTGAATTCTAGCACAGGAACAGTAGGaagcaacagaagaaatgttAGCATATTGGCAATGTCACAGTACTGAAATAGAGCACACATCAGTGAAATTATGACCTACTGAAGTACACAGCAAGAgtacttttccttttgaacCCATTTATCTTGCTAGTTTTTATACAAACTATTCTTGAATGCTGATTCCTTTATACAGTCACATTTTCTAGCCCTGTAAGC of the Nyctibius grandis isolate bNycGra1 chromosome 3, bNycGra1.pri, whole genome shotgun sequence genome contains:
- the ELOC gene encoding elongin-C — translated: MDGEEKTYGGCEGPDAMYVKLISSDGHEFIVKREHALTSGTIKAMLSGPGQFAENETNEVNFREIPSHVLSKVCMYFTYKVRYTNSSTEIPEFPIAPEIALELLMAANFLDC